The Halalkalibacter krulwichiae genome has a segment encoding these proteins:
- a CDS encoding LytR/AlgR family response regulator transcription factor yields MNKKIRTVIIDDEPYSRDELSFLLKQYENIEILGEADSGERGLEVVMKKEPDVVFVDIEMPQMSGLELANTLKSLRKVPIIIFATAYPDYAAKAFRVQALDYLVKPFDEDQLSETMTRVQERLALEQGGEQKPVKIARLAVEHEGRIIYLSPLEISYVFREERDTMICTSNQIFSTKTPLKELEEKLNGFPFFRTHKSYLVNLDKVEQLIPWFNGAYQVKVVGRKEEIPVSRNYVKALREQLEL; encoded by the coding sequence ATGAATAAAAAAATAAGAACAGTCATTATTGATGATGAACCTTATAGTCGTGATGAATTATCCTTTTTACTAAAGCAATATGAGAATATTGAAATACTTGGCGAGGCCGATTCAGGCGAAAGAGGATTAGAAGTCGTTATGAAGAAAGAGCCGGACGTTGTATTCGTTGATATTGAGATGCCGCAAATGTCTGGATTAGAGTTAGCTAACACACTTAAAAGCTTAAGAAAAGTTCCTATCATTATTTTTGCTACTGCCTATCCTGACTATGCTGCTAAGGCATTTCGTGTTCAAGCTTTGGATTATTTGGTTAAGCCCTTTGATGAAGATCAGCTATCGGAAACAATGACTAGGGTCCAAGAAAGATTAGCGCTAGAACAAGGGGGTGAACAAAAACCTGTCAAAATTGCAAGGCTTGCTGTAGAACATGAAGGACGTATTATATATCTTTCTCCACTAGAAATCTCATATGTTTTTCGCGAAGAAAGAGATACGATGATATGTACAAGTAATCAAATATTTAGTACGAAGACTCCATTAAAAGAGTTAGAAGAAAAGTTGAATGGGTTTCCATTTTTTCGAACTCACAAAAGTTATCTAGTCAACCTTGATAAGGTTGAACAACTAATTCCATGGTTTAATGGTGCCTATCAAGTCAAAGTTGTAGGGAGAAAAGAAGAAATACCTGTAAGTAGAAATTATGTGAAAGCGCTGAGAGAGCAATTAGAGTTGTGA
- a CDS encoding carbon starvation CstA family protein, whose translation MITFLVSIALLIIAYFTYGKFIERMFGVKEARPTPAYSMKDGVDYIPMGTNRNSLIQLLNIAGVGPIFGPIMGALYGPVAFIWIVVGCIFAGAVHDYLTGMISIRNKGAHLPQLAGKFLGKFMKHFVNVVAVLLLLLVGTVFVTAPAGLLYNLFNGWVALGVITAVIFIYYIFATMLPVDKIIGKVYPILGALLLVSAIGVGGMLLVTGAEIPELTLANMHPAGTAVFPILFITIACGAVSGFHATQSPIISRTLENEQNGRKVFYGMMIVEGIIAMIWAAAAMSLFYGTDLNELIATGGAGLVVSEVAFTLLGAIGGTLAVLGVIVLPITSGDTAFRSARMIIADYVNVSQMKIASRLWIALPLFVVSFILTQMDFTLLWRYFGVTNAALSAIALFVGAMYLAIQNKFHWVATIPATFMTMVSLTFIFSAPIGFGWAMPTAYLAASIGTILVLGLFAYKVKLNRAIENFELDEEVNKAA comes from the coding sequence ATGATCACATTTTTAGTATCGATTGCTCTTTTAATTATAGCTTATTTCACATATGGTAAATTTATAGAAAGAATGTTTGGGGTGAAAGAGGCTAGACCTACTCCTGCATATAGTATGAAGGATGGAGTCGATTATATTCCAATGGGGACAAATCGAAATTCGTTAATTCAGCTATTAAACATTGCTGGTGTTGGACCGATCTTCGGACCTATTATGGGTGCATTGTATGGACCTGTAGCTTTTATTTGGATCGTTGTCGGTTGTATATTTGCTGGAGCCGTTCATGACTACTTAACAGGTATGATCTCGATTCGAAATAAAGGTGCTCACTTGCCTCAGCTTGCTGGGAAATTTCTTGGAAAATTCATGAAGCATTTTGTCAACGTAGTAGCTGTTCTTTTGTTACTACTAGTTGGAACCGTTTTCGTGACAGCGCCTGCTGGTCTTTTATATAATTTATTTAATGGTTGGGTTGCATTAGGTGTGATTACAGCAGTCATTTTTATCTACTATATTTTTGCGACAATGCTACCGGTTGATAAAATTATTGGAAAAGTATATCCGATCCTTGGTGCCTTACTTCTTGTTAGTGCGATTGGTGTAGGTGGGATGTTACTAGTAACTGGTGCCGAGATTCCTGAATTAACACTTGCAAATATGCATCCTGCTGGAACAGCAGTTTTTCCAATATTATTTATTACGATTGCCTGTGGGGCTGTTTCTGGCTTCCATGCGACCCAATCACCTATTATTTCACGTACTTTAGAAAATGAACAAAACGGTCGTAAGGTTTTTTACGGAATGATGATTGTTGAAGGAATTATTGCGATGATTTGGGCAGCTGCGGCAATGAGCCTTTTCTATGGAACTGATTTAAATGAATTAATTGCGACTGGTGGGGCTGGTTTAGTCGTTAGTGAAGTAGCCTTTACGTTACTTGGTGCGATTGGTGGAACATTAGCTGTCCTTGGTGTTATCGTGTTGCCGATTACTTCAGGAGACACTGCTTTCCGTTCAGCTCGTATGATTATTGCAGATTATGTAAATGTGTCACAAATGAAGATTGCTAGTCGTCTTTGGATTGCATTACCATTGTTTGTTGTTTCGTTTATATTGACTCAAATGGACTTCACTCTTTTATGGAGATATTTTGGTGTAACAAATGCTGCACTTAGTGCAATTGCGTTATTTGTCGGAGCAATGTACCTAGCAATTCAGAATAAATTTCATTGGGTTGCTACGATTCCAGCTACTTTTATGACAATGGTCTCTTTAACATTTATCTTTAGTGCACCGATAGGATTTGGTTGGGCGATGCCAACAGCTTATTTAGCAGCATCAATTGGCACAATCCTAGTGCTTGGTTTATTCGCCTATAAAGTAAAACTAAACCGTGCAATTGAGAATTTCGAGTTAGATGAAGAAGTAAATAAAGCTGCTTAA